CAAGGGCGCCGTGGCGGCCATCCGGATGGAACTGCCGTCGGGGGCGGGCGAACCTTTTTCCGCGGGGCGGCTCTACTGGCACGTCACGGCCAAGATGCTCGGCCTGTGACGCGGCGGCCCTGCCGATCGGTAGCGGGGCCGTCTACAATGGCCCGTTTCCCGCCCCTCCGCCGCCGCCCAGAGAACCGCCCGCGTCCGCTGATGGTCAACAACGTCCCTGTTAAATCGCTCCAGCACGGTGGGTTCACCATCGAGGGCTACTCCCGCGCCGCCGTGCAGACCTACTGGCGGGTGCCGGAGCTGAGCCTCGGCTTCGACCTCGGCGCGCAGCCGTGGTCGTTCATGGGCACCGAGAACTGGTTTGTGTCGCACGGCCACCTGGACCACATCGCGGCGCTGCCGGTGTACGTGTCGCGGCGGCGGATGATGAAGATGGAGCCGCCGCGGATCTACCTGCCGGAGGGCGTCATCGGCCCGGTGCGCGAGATCCTCAAGCAGTTCAGCCGCATGGACCGTGGCCGCATGCCCGTGGAGCTGATCGCGATCCAGCCGGACCAGGAGATCGAGCTCTCGCGCGAGCTGGTCGTCACCACGACCGCCACCACGCACACGGTGCCGTCGATCGGCTTCGTCGTGTGGGACCGCCGCAAGAAGCTGAAGGACGAGTACGTCGGGCTGGAGGGCCACGAGATCCGCGACCTGCGGCAGGCCGGCACGGAGATCACGCGCGAGGTTCGCACGCCGCTGATCGCGTACCTGGGAGACAGCTCGCCGCCGGGGCTGGACAACTGCCCCGCGATGTTCGAGGCCAAGGTGCTGATCTGCGAGCTGACCTTCGTCGCGCCCGACCACCGCAAGGACAAGATCCACAAGTTTGGCCACATGCACCTGGACGACTTCGTCGACCGCCGCGACAAGTTCAAGAACGAGCTGGTGATCGCCAGCCACCTGAGCACCCGCTACCACCCGAAGCAGGTGGAGAAGATGGTGCAGAAACGCCTGCCCGACATGCTGGACGACCGGCTGCACCTGTGGCTGTAGGGGAACGCCATGCCCACCCGCGTGCTGCACCTGCTGCCGACCCTCCAGGGCGCCGACGCCGCGCGACGCGTGGCTCTGCTGTGCGAGCAGCTCCCGCGGGACCAGTTTGAGCAGCACGTCGCCGCGTTCCGCGCGGCCGGCGCTGCGGCGCCGCGGCTGCGGTCACTGGCGGCCGGCGTGCACGACCTGCGGCGGCGGTTCCGCCGCGACCCAATCGCGGCGCTCGCGCTGCGGCGACTCGCCCGCTCGCTCAACGTCGATGTGGTCCACGCGTGGGGCGCCGAAGCGGCCACGCACGCCGCGTGGTGCGGCCGCCGCGTGGTCCGCACCACTTCCGACGACGAGCCGCTAGCTGGCTGGCTCACAAGCAATACTCTGCCCTTCACGCCCCCGGTCGCCTGGACCGCGGCCACTCAACCTCTGCAGCCCACCGGCGAAGCGATGGCCCGGCCGCCCGAGCTACCGGCCCACGCCCGCCTAATCGGCGCCGCCGCGCCGCTGGTCCCCGCGAGCCGGCTCAAAGAGTTGATCTGGGCGATCGACCTGATCCGCGTGGTGCAGCCGGACGTGTGGCTGGTGATTGTCGGCGACGGCCCGCAGCGGGCCTCGCTTGAGGAGTTCTCGCGGCTGGCGTGCGAAGAGAACCGCACCCTGCTGCTGGGCGACCGCGGTGACCTGCCCGACCTCTTGCCACACTTCGACCTGTGGTGGCAGAGCGGGCAGCCAGCGGACCCGCCGTTAACGCTGCTCGAGGCGTTAGCGGCCGAGCTCCCGGTAGTGGCCGACCGCTGCGACAGCGCCGCCGCGGTGGTCGAGGAGGGTGTGACCGGCGCCCTCATCAAGCCGGCCGATCGCGCCGAACGCGCAAAGTCGACGCTGAAGTTGCTGGAAGCGGACAGCCGGCGGCACGCCGACGATAGTTGCCCGGTCGGCGCCCTGCCAAGCAGTGATGAGCTGATTGCGGCATGCGCGGCCGCCTACGCCGCGGAACGTTAGCTACCCCGCCTCGCCGCGTTCCTTCATCGCCTGCTCCCGCTGCTCTAGCCGTTCCTGCTCGAGCTCCTCGGGGGTCTTCTCGATGGGCGCGGGGCCGCCGCAGCCGACTGCCGAGAGCGTAACGCAGGTGATCAGGGCGAGGACGATTCGCTTCATGTCGGTGGGCTTGGCTGAGGGATAGGCGTGCCGGCCGTAAGAGGCTAGCCGCGGCGGCGCGAGTTCGGCTGGTACTCTGGCGGGCCGGCCCGCGTGCCGGCCTGGACCCACACGTCCGGGTCGATGTTTTCGGCGGTGGTTTGAACGCTGCCGTCGCAGTAGGCGACGTTCACCACGCCGGTGTGGTTGCTGCTGAGCGGCGACACCAGGTCCCACCAGCTCGCCTCGCTCGACCCCTGCCGCCAGCACGTGCTGTTGGGGGTGAGCAGGTGGTTGTACCAGTTCCGCCACATGGTCCCCTCGTGCCAGGGATTCCCGCGCCACCTCCACGTGGGCGTGGGCATGGTCTGCCAGTTGTGGGCGCTGAAGGCCGCCTGGGCCTCGGGCACGCTGGTGTCCGGCGCGACGGCGACCAGGAAGCAGTCCCGCTTGGGGTCGGCCGCCTCGCCGGTGGTGGCCAGCCCGTTGAGCACCTCGCCGAAGGCGGCGGTCTTGCTCAGGCCGTCGGTAATCTGGCGGAACTCCAGCGGACGCTGCCGCGGGTAGGTGCCGCTGGCGGTCACCTGGCGGTCTGGGCCGAAGACCCCGTCCCACTTCTTGCCGATCCTGACCCAGCTGCCCGCGTTGGCGTGGTAATTGGTCCAGCCGGTCGACACGCTCCGCACGACCGAGCCCAAGAGGTCGCGCCCCCAGGGGTCGCTGGGGCACCGCATCGCGGCGGGCTCGGCCTGGGCCACGCTGTAGTTGTGGGCGCTCCACGGGTCGGCCTCGGTGGAGTCGTCGTCGATGATGAACGAATCGCTCAGCCCGCCCTCTTCGATGTAGGGCAGGATCAACGCGTGGGCGGACCAGTACCCGGGCGAAGACTGGTAGGTCCCCAGCGAGCCGGCCGGGATCTCCCCCTTCGCCGACTCGTAGTTGTGCATCGCCAGCACCAGCTGCTTGAGGTGGTTGGTGCACTGCAGCCGGCGGGCCGACTCGCGGGCCGCCTGCACCGCTGGCAGGAGCAGCGCGATCAGCACGCCGATGATCGCGATCACCACCAGCAGTTCGACGAGCGTGAAGCCGGGGCGGCTTGCGTAACGGGCGCCGTGGAAACGCCGCACAGGAGCAGTCGATGCGATACGCATGGTACGCGCAGTCTCCTCGAGGGAAAGGCATTGCGTGTGGCGCCGCTGCCGCCCAGAGGGGGACCGGTCGCGGCGCCGCTAGCCCGCCTGGCTGCGCCGAGTTTAGCAATGCCGGCGGGGCCCTACCAACGCAACAGGCCGATCCCGGCGAATTATGCGCGACAACACGGTGCGCCGTGCGCAGGAGAGAGAAGAAGTGCGGGAGGAGAGCCGTTGCGGGCCGGTCGCCGAGGTTCGCGCAAGGCGCCGATGGAAGATTCTGCTGCGGGGGAGTGCAGCGCGCCGCGTCCCGATGGCGGCGCGATCGGCGCGGCGGCCGCTAGGCCTGCTCGCGGCCGGGCGACATCGCCAGGCGGAATGCCGAGGTGTCGATCACCGGCGGGCGCCAGTCCTGCGTCGGGTCCTCGGGCACCAGCTCGCCGACGTACCGGCGGCGCTGCTCGTTGAGGCTCCACCGCGAGCGGATCCGGGCGCACGCCTGAGAGATCTCACGCGACGTCGGCAGGTAGTCGATGCGGCGGTCTTCTTGGTCCATCAACGCGAGTTCGTCGTCGGCGGTCACACCTGCGGGCATTCTCTCGGTTCCTCGTCTCGATTCGTGCGGGCCGCTGCTTGCACAAGCGGACGCGGCCAACGCAACTATGGGTAAAAGAAGGCCGGTCGCCGATTGCGGGTGGTGGGCATCGGGTGAATCGACGCCGGCCTGGGAGTGCGGTGGTTTGGCTTCCACGGGAGTGAGTATGCCCGCGGAATATGACGAAATGATGTAGAGCAGGCTCATTTCTGTTGAAGACCGGGCCGCGCCCCGACGGCGCGGCCGCCGGATCGTGCGGGTTAGTCGCGTCGGGCGTCTTGTGATTCCGCCCGTCCCGCATGCAGAACGCCCGCCGGCGGCTTGCCGTGGAGCGGCGGCCACTATTCAGCCGAATTATTAACCCCGGTAGAATGAATGACTTACGCGGCCTTCCTGGGTAGCACATCAGAACGGAGTGTGGCGCGATGAAGGATGTCCTGGCGGTGGTGTTGGCGGGCGGGAAGGGCTCTCGGCTCGAGCCGCTCACGCGAGACCGGGCGAAGCCCGCGGTCCCCTTCGGCGGGGGGTACCGGATCATCGACTTCGCGCTGTCCAACTGCCTGAACAGCGGCATCCGCAAGATCATGGTGCTCACGCAGTACAAGGCGATGAGCCTGGACCGCCACGTCACGCTCGGGTGGCGGAGCTTCCTGTGCCGCGAGCTGGGCGAGTACATCGACGTCGTGCCGCCGCAGCAGCGCATCGACGAGAAGTGGTACCAGGGCACCGCCGACGCCGTGTACCAGAACATCTACACGCTGGAGAAGGAGCGCCCGGAGCACGTGCTGATCCTGGCCGGCGACCACATCTACAAGATGGACTACGCCAAGATGGTCGCGGCGCACGTCGAGAAAAAGGCCGACCTCACCATCGGCGCACTGAACGTCACGGTCGAGGAGGCCCGCAGCTTCGGGGTGATGGAGGTCGACCCGGAGAACCGCGTGCGGGGCTTCGTCGAGAAGTCGCCCAACCCCAAGACCGTGCCCGGCCAGCCCGACACCTGCCTGGCGTCGATGGGCATCTACGTGTTCAACGCGCCGTTCCTGTTCGACGAGCTCTGCAAGGACGCCACGCTGCCGGACAGCGCGCACGACTTCGGCAAGAACATTATCCCGTCGATCATCGACAACCGGCGGGTGTTCGCGTACCCGTTCCTGGACGAGAACCGCAAGTCGCAGGCCTACTGGCGGGACGTCGGCACGATCGACGCCTACTTCGAGGCCAACATGGAGCTGACCTCGGTCGACCCGCCGCTCAACATGTACGACCGGCACTGGCCGATCCGCACCTACCAGCCGCACCTGCCGCCCGCCAAGTTCGTGTTCGACAGCGAAGCGGGCGAGCGGCCCCGCCGCGGCGAGGCGCTCGACA
This genomic interval from Posidoniimonas corsicana contains the following:
- a CDS encoding MBL fold metallo-hydrolase; the encoded protein is MVNNVPVKSLQHGGFTIEGYSRAAVQTYWRVPELSLGFDLGAQPWSFMGTENWFVSHGHLDHIAALPVYVSRRRMMKMEPPRIYLPEGVIGPVREILKQFSRMDRGRMPVELIAIQPDQEIELSRELVVTTTATTHTVPSIGFVVWDRRKKLKDEYVGLEGHEIRDLRQAGTEITREVRTPLIAYLGDSSPPGLDNCPAMFEAKVLICELTFVAPDHRKDKIHKFGHMHLDDFVDRRDKFKNELVIASHLSTRYHPKQVEKMVQKRLPDMLDDRLHLWL
- a CDS encoding glycosyltransferase, with the protein product MPTRVLHLLPTLQGADAARRVALLCEQLPRDQFEQHVAAFRAAGAAAPRLRSLAAGVHDLRRRFRRDPIAALALRRLARSLNVDVVHAWGAEAATHAAWCGRRVVRTTSDDEPLAGWLTSNTLPFTPPVAWTAATQPLQPTGEAMARPPELPAHARLIGAAAPLVPASRLKELIWAIDLIRVVQPDVWLVIVGDGPQRASLEEFSRLACEENRTLLLGDRGDLPDLLPHFDLWWQSGQPADPPLTLLEALAAELPVVADRCDSAAAVVEEGVTGALIKPADRAERAKSTLKLLEADSRRHADDSCPVGALPSSDELIAACAAAYAAER
- a CDS encoding DUF1559 domain-containing protein, which codes for MRIASTAPVRRFHGARYASRPGFTLVELLVVIAIIGVLIALLLPAVQAARESARRLQCTNHLKQLVLAMHNYESAKGEIPAGSLGTYQSSPGYWSAHALILPYIEEGGLSDSFIIDDDSTEADPWSAHNYSVAQAEPAAMRCPSDPWGRDLLGSVVRSVSTGWTNYHANAGSWVRIGKKWDGVFGPDRQVTASGTYPRQRPLEFRQITDGLSKTAAFGEVLNGLATTGEAADPKRDCFLVAVAPDTSVPEAQAAFSAHNWQTMPTPTWRWRGNPWHEGTMWRNWYNHLLTPNSTCWRQGSSEASWWDLVSPLSSNHTGVVNVAYCDGSVQTTAENIDPDVWVQAGTRAGPPEYQPNSRRRG
- the glgC gene encoding glucose-1-phosphate adenylyltransferase, translating into MKDVLAVVLAGGKGSRLEPLTRDRAKPAVPFGGGYRIIDFALSNCLNSGIRKIMVLTQYKAMSLDRHVTLGWRSFLCRELGEYIDVVPPQQRIDEKWYQGTADAVYQNIYTLEKERPEHVLILAGDHIYKMDYAKMVAAHVEKKADLTIGALNVTVEEARSFGVMEVDPENRVRGFVEKSPNPKTVPGQPDTCLASMGIYVFNAPFLFDELCKDATLPDSAHDFGKNIIPSIIDNRRVFAYPFLDENRKSQAYWRDVGTIDAYFEANMELTSVDPPLNMYDRHWPIRTYQPHLPPAKFVFDSEAGERPRRGEALDSIVCPGAILSGGCVNRCVVGPGARVNSYATVEDSILFAGVNVGRNCKIRRTIIDKEVDVPPGLEIGYDLEADRRRGFTVTESGVVVIAKADGIPVG